One stretch of Lysobacter sp. TY2-98 DNA includes these proteins:
- a CDS encoding GNAT family N-acetyltransferase, whose translation MSDFRVERVDYGTALSELRAIRDVVFVGEQRVPVEIERDALDASCTHVLARDADGRPIGTGRLAPNGKIGRMAVLGEWRGRGVGRAMLLRLLDAAREAGLSDVMLHAQVDAERFYAADGFLPVGDRFEEAGIVHQEMRRLLDRPAAVETAAQAIAAVVGIATNTRRAMVIYSRELDPGLLDHPNVTTALRRLATRGGEIRLLLQDVAAPQRAHAPLIALAQRLSSAFLVRVIEEPVDLTYPSAFVANDTGGWYFRPLGHRLDGETQLDGAARVRQLRTVFDSAWERARPATELRALGI comes from the coding sequence ATGAGCGACTTCCGCGTCGAACGCGTCGACTACGGCACGGCGCTGTCCGAACTGCGCGCGATCCGCGACGTCGTCTTCGTCGGCGAGCAGCGCGTGCCGGTCGAGATCGAACGCGACGCGCTCGACGCCAGCTGCACGCATGTGCTCGCGCGCGATGCCGATGGTCGCCCGATCGGTACTGGCCGCCTCGCGCCCAACGGCAAAATCGGCCGCATGGCAGTGCTGGGCGAGTGGCGCGGTCGTGGCGTCGGCCGCGCGATGCTGCTGCGACTGCTCGACGCCGCGCGCGAAGCCGGCCTGTCGGACGTGATGCTGCACGCGCAAGTCGACGCTGAACGCTTCTACGCCGCCGACGGCTTCCTGCCGGTGGGAGACCGATTCGAAGAGGCCGGCATCGTCCACCAGGAAATGCGTCGGTTGCTCGACCGACCGGCCGCGGTCGAAACGGCCGCGCAGGCGATCGCGGCGGTGGTGGGCATCGCCACGAATACGCGCCGCGCGATGGTGATCTACAGCCGCGAGCTGGATCCCGGATTACTGGACCACCCGAACGTCACGACGGCACTGCGCCGACTCGCCACCCGCGGCGGCGAGATCCGCCTGCTGCTGCAGGACGTCGCCGCGCCGCAGCGGGCGCACGCCCCACTGATCGCGCTGGCCCAGCGCCTGTCGTCGGCCTTCTTGGTCCGCGTCATCGAGGAGCCAGTCGACCTCACCTATCCGTCCGCCTTCGTCGCCAACGACACGGGCGGCTGGTACTTCCGGCCGCTCGGGCATCGGCTGGACGGCGAGACCCAGCTCGACGGCGCGGCCCGTGTCCGGCAGCTGCGCACCGTGTTCGACAGCGCCTGGGAACGGGCACGCCCGGCGACCGAGTTGCGCGCGCTGGGGATCTGA